A region from the Pseudonocardia petroleophila genome encodes:
- a CDS encoding DMT family transporter: MEATWRRVLVTAIAPVAWGSTYFVTREFLPAGQPLHGAALRALPAGLLLLLLCRARPRGAWWWRSVVLGVLNTSAFFALVYVAAQLLPTSVASVVMATSSVVMMLVAWAVLAERPAPVAVAGAVLGIAGVAAMLLTATEAVSPTGVAASVAAMLMSSVGFVLARRCSGQVPVLASTAWQLVAGGLVVLPVALLVEGAPPALDGPAVAGFAYVGVVATALAFTAWFTGLRHLTAGTVGLVGLLNPVTGVLLGTALAGEALSGRQVAGIALVLAGIVLALPRPRAGRDPGTGGGEDPRPPQVLPPRRAVGVGRPDPALRAAAGGADAVRRGGRPGRAPRGEHHAVGTAGPGAGSGVHRRPTHPDCARG, translated from the coding sequence ATGGAAGCTACCTGGCGGCGGGTACTGGTCACGGCGATCGCGCCGGTGGCCTGGGGCAGCACCTACTTCGTGACGCGCGAGTTCCTCCCGGCCGGCCAGCCGCTGCACGGGGCCGCCCTGCGCGCGCTGCCCGCCGGACTGCTGCTGCTCCTGCTGTGCCGGGCCCGGCCGCGCGGGGCGTGGTGGTGGCGGTCGGTCGTGCTGGGCGTGCTCAACACGAGCGCGTTCTTCGCCCTCGTCTACGTCGCCGCGCAGCTGCTCCCCACGAGCGTCGCGTCGGTGGTCATGGCGACGTCGTCGGTGGTGATGATGCTCGTCGCCTGGGCGGTGCTGGCCGAACGGCCCGCGCCGGTCGCGGTGGCGGGCGCGGTGCTGGGGATCGCCGGGGTGGCCGCGATGCTCCTCACCGCGACCGAGGCGGTGAGCCCCACCGGGGTCGCGGCGTCGGTCGCCGCGATGCTGATGTCGTCGGTGGGGTTCGTGCTGGCCCGGAGGTGCAGCGGCCAGGTGCCGGTGCTCGCCTCGACGGCGTGGCAGCTCGTCGCGGGCGGGCTGGTCGTCCTCCCGGTCGCCCTGCTCGTCGAGGGCGCGCCGCCCGCGCTGGACGGGCCGGCCGTCGCGGGCTTCGCCTACGTGGGCGTCGTGGCGACCGCGCTGGCCTTCACGGCCTGGTTCACCGGGCTGCGCCACCTGACCGCGGGCACCGTGGGGCTGGTCGGGCTGCTCAACCCGGTCACCGGGGTGCTGCTCGGCACCGCGCTCGCCGGTGAGGCCCTGAGCGGGCGCCAGGTCGCCGGGATCGCGCTCGTCCTCGCCGGGATCGTGCTCGCGCTCCCACGGCCCCGCGCTGGTCGGGACCCCGGAACGGGTGGCGGAGAAGATCCTCGACCACCACAGGTCCTTCCGCCACGACGTGCCGTCGGTGTCGGTCGACCCGACCCTGCCCTACGCGCAGCAGCGGGAGGTGCTGACGCGGTTCGCCGAGGAGGTCGCCCCGGTCGTGCGCCGCGAGGTGAGCACCACGCTGTGGGGACCGCGGGACCCGGGGCGGGCAGCGGGGTCCACCGCCGCCCGACCCACCCCGATTGCGCACGGGGATGA
- a CDS encoding peroxiredoxin, with protein MALQIGDTAPDFEAETTEGTIRFHEWIGDSWAVLFSHPRDFTPVCTTELGYLANNKAEFDRRDVKLIGLSVDPLDNHEKWAADIAETQGTAPNYPLIGDSEFVVSKLYGMLPAEVSGDPTQRTPAQNATVRNVFVVGPDKKVKLVLVYPMTTGRNFDEVLRVIDSLQLTANHRVATPANWKQGEDVIIAGSVSDDEAKTIWPDGWESPRPYIRIVPQPS; from the coding sequence ATGGCTCTGCAGATCGGCGACACCGCCCCCGACTTCGAGGCCGAGACCACCGAGGGCACCATCCGGTTCCACGAGTGGATCGGGGACTCCTGGGCCGTCCTGTTCTCGCACCCGCGCGACTTCACCCCCGTCTGCACCACCGAGCTGGGCTACCTCGCCAACAACAAGGCGGAGTTCGACCGGCGCGACGTCAAGCTGATCGGCCTGTCGGTCGACCCGCTCGACAACCACGAGAAGTGGGCCGCCGACATCGCCGAGACCCAGGGCACGGCGCCGAACTACCCGCTGATCGGCGACTCCGAGTTCGTCGTGTCCAAGCTCTACGGGATGCTCCCGGCCGAGGTGTCCGGCGACCCCACGCAGCGCACCCCCGCGCAGAACGCGACCGTGCGCAACGTGTTCGTCGTCGGCCCGGACAAGAAGGTCAAGCTCGTCCTCGTCTACCCGATGACGACCGGCCGCAACTTCGACGAGGTCCTGCGCGTGATCGACTCGCTGCAGCTCACCGCGAACCACCGCGTCGCCACGCCGGCGAACTGGAAGCAGGGCGAGGACGTCATCATCGCCGGCTCCGTCTCCGACGACGAGGCCAAGACGATCTGGCCGGACGGCTGGGAGTCCCCGCGCCCCTACATCCGCATCGTGCCCCAGCCCAGCTGA
- a CDS encoding ferredoxin reductase has product MSTEARLPRGTRRLRAAAARFTTPLLPDDYLSLISPLWSARELRGRVVEVVPEAGDAATLVIKPGWGWPFDSAPGQYIGIAVEVDGRFHWRSYSLTSPPTRHQRHVSVTVKAMPEGFLSRHLVSGVAPGTVVRLAAPRGEFVLPDPPPERILFLTAGSGITPIMAMLRTLHRRRTLSDVVLVHSAPDERETLFADEIDRLAREHPGLRVHLRHTARDGRLDLAGLDRVCADWRGRQAWVCGPNAMLDEAERVWGDAGLGDRLHVERFSADLTGGEAEGGTVTFATSGREVDADGATTLLEAGEGAGVALPFGCRMGICHSCVVPLRSGAVRDLRDGTERRIERGAPAEKIQTCVTAAAGDCVIDS; this is encoded by the coding sequence ATGAGCACGGAGGCGAGGCTGCCGCGCGGCACGCGCCGGCTGCGCGCGGCGGCGGCGCGGTTCACCACCCCGCTGCTGCCCGACGACTACCTGTCGCTGATCAGCCCGCTGTGGTCGGCGCGCGAGCTGCGCGGGCGGGTGGTGGAGGTCGTGCCCGAGGCGGGCGACGCCGCGACGCTCGTCATCAAGCCGGGCTGGGGCTGGCCGTTCGACTCCGCCCCCGGCCAGTACATCGGCATCGCGGTGGAGGTCGACGGGCGCTTCCACTGGCGCTCCTACTCCCTGACCTCCCCGCCGACGCGGCACCAGCGCCACGTCTCGGTGACGGTCAAGGCGATGCCCGAGGGCTTCCTGTCCCGGCACCTGGTGTCCGGCGTCGCCCCCGGCACGGTGGTGCGCCTCGCCGCCCCCCGCGGGGAGTTCGTGCTCCCCGACCCGCCGCCGGAGCGGATCCTGTTCCTCACCGCGGGCAGCGGCATCACCCCGATCATGGCGATGCTGCGGACCCTGCACCGCCGTCGCACCCTGTCCGACGTCGTCCTCGTGCACTCCGCGCCCGACGAGCGCGAGACCCTCTTCGCCGACGAGATCGACCGGCTCGCCCGCGAGCACCCCGGGCTGCGGGTGCACCTGCGGCACACCGCCCGCGACGGCCGCCTCGACCTCGCCGGGCTCGACCGGGTCTGCGCCGACTGGCGCGGGCGCCAGGCCTGGGTGTGCGGCCCGAACGCGATGCTCGACGAGGCCGAACGGGTCTGGGGCGACGCCGGGCTCGGCGACCGGCTGCACGTCGAGCGCTTCTCCGCCGACCTCACCGGCGGCGAGGCCGAGGGCGGCACCGTCACGTTCGCGACGTCCGGCCGCGAGGTCGACGCCGACGGCGCGACGACGCTGCTGGAGGCGGGGGAGGGCGCGGGCGTCGCGCTGCCGTTCGGCTGCCGCATGGGCATCTGCCACAGCTGCGTCGTGCCGCTGCGCTCCGGCGCGGTCCGCGACCTGCGCGACGGCACCGAGCGCCGCATCGAGCGCGGCGCCCCCGCCGAGAAGATCCAGACCTGCGTCACGGCCGCGGCCGGCGACTGCGTGATCGACAGCTGA
- a CDS encoding MarR family winged helix-turn-helix transcriptional regulator — protein MTEPDHVARIQAEWARERPDLDVSPQGVIGRLHRLAAHLTDELCVVYRRHGLAEGEFDVLAALRRAGAPFERAPGELARFTMVTTGAMTKRIDRLVEAGLVTRRPASDDGRGRVVALTDAGRTLIDGAFTEHMRNERRLLDVLTPDEAARLEGLLTTWLGHIEPT, from the coding sequence ATGACCGAGCCCGACCACGTCGCCCGGATCCAGGCCGAGTGGGCGCGCGAGCGTCCCGACCTCGACGTGTCCCCGCAGGGCGTGATCGGGCGGCTGCACCGCCTCGCCGCGCACCTGACCGACGAGCTGTGCGTGGTCTACCGCCGCCACGGCCTCGCCGAGGGCGAGTTCGACGTCCTCGCCGCGCTGCGCCGCGCCGGCGCGCCGTTCGAGCGCGCGCCCGGGGAGCTCGCCCGGTTCACGATGGTCACGACCGGCGCGATGACCAAGCGCATCGACCGGCTGGTCGAGGCCGGTCTGGTCACCCGCCGACCCGCCTCCGACGACGGCCGCGGCCGGGTCGTCGCCCTCACCGACGCGGGCCGCACGCTGATCGACGGCGCGTTCACCGAGCACATGCGCAACGAGCGGCGCCTCCTCGACGTCCTCACCCCCGACGAGGCCGCACGGCTGGAGGGCCTCCTGACGACCTGGCTCGGTCACATCGAGCCGACCTGA
- a CDS encoding fatty acid desaturase family protein encodes MAITDVREFAHLTEADVEAIGRELDAVRTDVEESRGQADADYIRRVITVQRRLNVAARVVLFGSRLPPLWAAGTALLAVAKILENMEIGHNVMHGQWDWMNDPEIHSSTWEWDNVCPASQWRHSHNYLHHTYTNVIGRDKDVGYEILRVRPDQPWHPYYLTQPVVNVLLMLLFEYGVSLHDLDIDGLVKANLEDPAEFRRKLAEIGRKQARQISKDYVLFPALTGPAFLSTAAANAVANVVRNVWSYAIIFCGHFPDGAEVFAEEELDGETRGQWYLRQLLGSANFRGGPLMHVMSGNLGYQIEHHLFPDLPSNRYPEIAVRVRALCEKYDLPYTTGPFPRQFWQSTRSIWRLSLPQRAFAARERRREARGLFRRRPQVS; translated from the coding sequence ATGGCCATCACCGACGTCCGCGAGTTCGCCCACCTCACCGAGGCCGACGTCGAGGCGATCGGGCGCGAGCTCGACGCGGTCCGGACCGACGTGGAGGAGTCGCGCGGCCAGGCCGACGCCGACTACATCCGCCGGGTGATCACCGTGCAGCGCCGGCTGAACGTGGCCGCGCGGGTCGTGCTGTTCGGCTCGCGGCTGCCCCCGCTGTGGGCGGCGGGCACGGCGCTGCTGGCCGTGGCCAAGATCCTGGAGAACATGGAGATCGGCCACAACGTCATGCACGGCCAGTGGGACTGGATGAACGATCCGGAGATCCACTCGTCGACGTGGGAGTGGGACAACGTCTGCCCGGCGTCGCAGTGGCGGCACTCGCACAACTACCTGCACCACACGTACACGAACGTGATCGGCCGGGACAAGGACGTCGGCTACGAGATCCTGCGGGTGCGCCCGGACCAGCCGTGGCACCCGTACTACCTGACGCAGCCGGTGGTCAACGTGCTGCTCATGCTGCTGTTCGAGTACGGGGTGTCGCTGCACGACCTCGACATCGACGGGCTGGTGAAGGCGAACCTGGAGGACCCCGCGGAGTTCCGGCGCAAGCTCGCGGAGATCGGCCGCAAGCAGGCCCGCCAGATCAGCAAGGACTACGTCCTGTTCCCCGCACTTACCGGGCCCGCGTTCCTGTCCACCGCGGCCGCGAACGCCGTCGCCAACGTGGTCCGCAACGTCTGGTCCTACGCGATCATCTTCTGCGGGCACTTCCCCGACGGCGCCGAGGTGTTCGCCGAGGAGGAGCTCGACGGCGAGACCCGCGGCCAGTGGTACCTGCGCCAGCTGCTGGGCTCGGCGAACTTCCGCGGCGGGCCGCTGATGCACGTCATGTCCGGCAACCTCGGCTACCAGATCGAGCACCACCTGTTCCCGGACCTGCCGTCGAACCGGTACCCGGAGATCGCGGTGCGGGTGCGCGCGCTGTGCGAGAAGTACGACCTGCCCTACACCACCGGCCCGTTCCCGCGGCAGTTCTGGCAGTCCACCCGCTCGATCTGGCGGTTGTCGCTGCCCCAGCGGGCGTTCGCTGCCCGGGAGCGCCGCCGGGAGGCGCGCGGGCTGTTCCGCCGCCGCCCGCAGGTCAGCTGA